One genomic segment of Gadus chalcogrammus isolate NIFS_2021 chromosome 3, NIFS_Gcha_1.0, whole genome shotgun sequence includes these proteins:
- the LOC130380096 gene encoding G protein-coupled receptor 137Ba-like has product MEESRVPEHEMAAGGTAGAAGGAAAANSSLAPPAAPTTSPAVPPVVKLGLTVVYTLFYTLLFGFVYAQLWLVLRYRHKRFSYQTAFLWLCLLWAALRALLFSFYFRDCGRANALGPLPFWLLYCLPVCLQFFTLSLMNLYCAQVYFKAKSKYTPALLRYRLPLYLVFAGVSALFLGVNLVCALLVKTSWAPVKTLVLVRVTINDSLFVLCAISLSVCLYKVAKMSLASIYLESKGTSVCQVSLIGTTVILLYASRACYNLLVLALADIEKMDSFDYDWYNVSDQADLRSSLGDGGYVVFGVVLFVWELLPTSLVVFFFRVRRPPQDGIAAGIPHHVLSSRRYFFDNPRRYDSDDDLAWSIPPQNASASLPSDCYDWGSHHSFSTTNHQRYTTATTEELHPYP; this is encoded by the exons ATGGAGGAGAGTCGTGTGCCGGAGCATGAGATGGCAGCAGGAGGAACAGCAGGAGCGGCAGGAGGCGCGGCGGCCGCCAACAGCTCCCTcgccccccccgctgcccccaccacctccccggcGGTGCCCCCCGTGGTGAAGCTGGGCCTGACGGTGGTCTACACCCTGTTCTACACCCTGCTCTTCGGCTTTGTGTACGCCCAGCTGTGGCTGGTCCTGCGGTACCGCCACAAGCGCTTCAGCTACCAGACGGCCTTCCTGTGGCTGTGCCTCCTGTGGGCGGCGCTGCGGGCCCTGCTCTTCTCCTTCTACTTCAGGGACTGCGGCCGGGCCAACGCGCTGGGGCCCCTGCCCTTCTGGCTGCTCTACTGCCTCCCCGTCTGCCTGCAGTTCTTCACGCTCAGCCTCATGAACCTGTACTGCGCTCAG GTTTACTTTAAGGCAAAGTCCAAGTACACCCCAGCTCTACTCCGATACAg GCTGCCGCTGTACCTGGTGTTTGCCGGGGTGAGTGCGCTCTTCCTGGGGGTCAACCTGGTGTGTGCTCTGCTGGTGAAGACCTCCTGGGCGCCCGTGAAGACCCTGGTGCTGGTGCGCGTCACCATCAACGACAGCCTCTTCGTCCTGTGCGCCATCTCGCTGTCCGTCTGCCTCTACAAGGTGGCCAAGATGTCCCTTGCTAGCATCTACCTGGAGTCCAAG GGGACGTCGGTGTGTCAGGTGTCTCTGATTGGCACCACGGTGATCCTATTGTACGCCAGCAGAGCCTGCTACAACCTGCTGGTGCTCGCCCTTGCAGACATCGAGAAGATGGACTCCTTCGACTACGACTGGTACAACGTCTCGGACCAG GCCGACCTGCGCTCCTCGCTGGGGGATGGTGGCTACGTTGTGTTTGGGGTGGTGCTTTTCGTCTGGGAGCTCCTACCCACTTCCCTGGTCGTGTTCTTCTTCAGAGTCCGTCGCCCCCCACAGGATGGG ATTGCTGCAGGGATTCCCCACCATGTGTTATCATCCAGAAGGTATTTCTTCGACAACCCTCGTCGCTATGACAGCGATGACGACCTTGCATGGAGCATCCCTCCTCAGAACGCGTCCGCCAG CCTACCATCAGACTGCTACGACTGGGGGAGTCACCACAGCTTCAGCACCACCAACCACCAGAGgtacaccaccgccaccacagaGGAGCTACACCCCTACCCATGA
- the ero1b gene encoding ERO1-like protein beta isoform X1, protein MWRHIFLMLGLLALAWLFGDRVFDWYQGNTIKLKTEPPKSEQPRSLLADTPEQSCFCHLTGVLDDCFCDIESIDSFNNFKIYPRVKRLTERDFFRYYRVNLKRPCPFWPDDGHCSNRDCNVEPCPESMIPVGIKSGNFNKYSKAAAPVSDVASCERPTDLGAINSSLSNQSKEAFVDWDRHDDAQDHFCEIDDESSPDAAYVDLLLNPERYTGYQGPSAWRVWNSIYEENCFKPRSVYRPLNPLAPTRGDDDGEGFYNWLEGLCLEKRVFYRLISGLHTSINMHLCSQYLLDEGWGKSVWGPNVQEFRQRFDPAETKGEGTRRLKNLYFLYLIELRALSKVAPYFDRSFINLYTGNNQEDGATKDLLLQIFNETRAFPMHFDESSMFAGKKLEAKILKEEFRLHFKNISRIMDCVGCSKCRLWGKLQTQGLGTALKILFSEKEIQSLTENSPSSAFQLTRQEIVALLNGFGRLSTSIHQLHVFRSLLKGKR, encoded by the exons ATGTGGAGACATATTTTTCTAATGCTTGGCCTTTTGGCTTTAGCCTGGTTATTTGGAGACCGGGTGTTCGACTGGTATCAAGGGAATACCATCAAACTAAAAACGGAACCGCCGAAAAGTGAGCAGCCGAGAAGCCTGCTGGCGGACACCCCGGAACAGAGCTGTTTCTGTCAT CTGACAGGGGTGCTGGATGACTGCTTCTGTGACATCGAGAGCATCGACTCCTTCAACAACTTCAAGATCTACCCCCGTGTCAAGAGGCTGACCGAGAGAGACTTCTTCAGATACTACCGG GTGAACCTGAAGCGTCCATGTCCTTTCTGGCCCGACGACGGACACTGCTCCAACCGAGACTGCAACGTGGAGCCCTgcccagag AGTATGATTCCTGTGGGAATTAAGTCGGGGAACTTCAACAAG taCTCAAAGGCAGCCGCTCCTGTGTCTGATGTGGCGTCATGTGAGCGGCCCACAGACCTCGGAGCCATCAACAGCAGCCTGAG TAACCAGAGTAAAGAGGCCTTTGTGGACTGGGATCGTCACGACGACGCACAGGACCACTTCTGTGAGATAGATG ATGAGAGCTCTCCAGATGCAGCCTATGTGGACCTGTTGCTGAACCCAGAGCGATACACCGGGTACCAGGGTCCTTCTGCCTGGAGGGTCTGGAACAGCATCTACGAGGAGAACTGCTTCAA ACCTCGATCAGTGTACCGACCTTTGAACCCACTGGCTCCTACCAGGg GAGACGATGATG GAGAAGGATTCTACAACTGGCTGGAAG GGCTGTGTCTGGAGAAGAGAGTCTTCTATAGGCTCATCTCTGGTCTTCACACCAGCATCAACATGCACTTGTGTTCCCAGTATCTGCTGGATG AGGGGTGGGGCAAGTCGGTGTGGGGTCCCAACGTGCAGGAGTTCCGCCAGCGCTTCGACCCGGCGGAGACCAAGGGCGAGGGCACGCGGCGCCTCAAGAACCTGTACTTCCTGTACCTCATCGAGCTGCGGGCGCTCTCCAAGGTGGCGCCCTACTTCGACCGCTCCTTCATCAACCTGTACACGGGCAACAACCAGGAGGACGGGGCCACCAAGGACCTGCTGCTGCAGATCTTCAACGAGACCAG ggccttccccatgcactttgATGAGAGCTCCATGTTCGCTGGGAAGAAGCTGGAGGCCAAGATATTAAAG GAGGAGTTTCGACTCCATTTCAAGAACATCTCCAGGATAATGGACTGTGTAGGCTGCAGTAAATGTCGTCTGTGGGGAAAACTACAG acCCAGGGTCTGGGCACGGCCCTGAAGATCCTGTTCTCTGAGAAGGAGATCCAGAGCCTCACTGAAAACAGCCCCTCCTCGGCCTTCCAGCTCACCAGGCAGGAGATCGTGGCCTTGCTCAATGGCTTCGGcag GCTCTCCACCAGCATCCACCAGCTCCATGTCTTCCGCTCCTTGCTGAAGGGGAAGAGGTAG
- the ero1b gene encoding ERO1-like protein beta isoform X2 codes for MIGRTLSIWYGVFTCLAVISGRLYPELTGVLDDCFCDIESIDSFNNFKIYPRVKRLTERDFFRYYRVNLKRPCPFWPDDGHCSNRDCNVEPCPESMIPVGIKSGNFNKYSKAAAPVSDVASCERPTDLGAINSSLSNQSKEAFVDWDRHDDAQDHFCEIDDESSPDAAYVDLLLNPERYTGYQGPSAWRVWNSIYEENCFKPRSVYRPLNPLAPTRGDDDGEGFYNWLEGLCLEKRVFYRLISGLHTSINMHLCSQYLLDEGWGKSVWGPNVQEFRQRFDPAETKGEGTRRLKNLYFLYLIELRALSKVAPYFDRSFINLYTGNNQEDGATKDLLLQIFNETRAFPMHFDESSMFAGKKLEAKILKEEFRLHFKNISRIMDCVGCSKCRLWGKLQTQGLGTALKILFSEKEIQSLTENSPSSAFQLTRQEIVALLNGFGRLSTSIHQLHVFRSLLKGKR; via the exons ATGATCGGCCGAACTCTGTCCATATGGTACGGGGTCTTCACCTGCTTGGCGGTGATATCTGGACGTCTCTACCCCGAG CTGACAGGGGTGCTGGATGACTGCTTCTGTGACATCGAGAGCATCGACTCCTTCAACAACTTCAAGATCTACCCCCGTGTCAAGAGGCTGACCGAGAGAGACTTCTTCAGATACTACCGG GTGAACCTGAAGCGTCCATGTCCTTTCTGGCCCGACGACGGACACTGCTCCAACCGAGACTGCAACGTGGAGCCCTgcccagag AGTATGATTCCTGTGGGAATTAAGTCGGGGAACTTCAACAAG taCTCAAAGGCAGCCGCTCCTGTGTCTGATGTGGCGTCATGTGAGCGGCCCACAGACCTCGGAGCCATCAACAGCAGCCTGAG TAACCAGAGTAAAGAGGCCTTTGTGGACTGGGATCGTCACGACGACGCACAGGACCACTTCTGTGAGATAGATG ATGAGAGCTCTCCAGATGCAGCCTATGTGGACCTGTTGCTGAACCCAGAGCGATACACCGGGTACCAGGGTCCTTCTGCCTGGAGGGTCTGGAACAGCATCTACGAGGAGAACTGCTTCAA ACCTCGATCAGTGTACCGACCTTTGAACCCACTGGCTCCTACCAGGg GAGACGATGATG GAGAAGGATTCTACAACTGGCTGGAAG GGCTGTGTCTGGAGAAGAGAGTCTTCTATAGGCTCATCTCTGGTCTTCACACCAGCATCAACATGCACTTGTGTTCCCAGTATCTGCTGGATG AGGGGTGGGGCAAGTCGGTGTGGGGTCCCAACGTGCAGGAGTTCCGCCAGCGCTTCGACCCGGCGGAGACCAAGGGCGAGGGCACGCGGCGCCTCAAGAACCTGTACTTCCTGTACCTCATCGAGCTGCGGGCGCTCTCCAAGGTGGCGCCCTACTTCGACCGCTCCTTCATCAACCTGTACACGGGCAACAACCAGGAGGACGGGGCCACCAAGGACCTGCTGCTGCAGATCTTCAACGAGACCAG ggccttccccatgcactttgATGAGAGCTCCATGTTCGCTGGGAAGAAGCTGGAGGCCAAGATATTAAAG GAGGAGTTTCGACTCCATTTCAAGAACATCTCCAGGATAATGGACTGTGTAGGCTGCAGTAAATGTCGTCTGTGGGGAAAACTACAG acCCAGGGTCTGGGCACGGCCCTGAAGATCCTGTTCTCTGAGAAGGAGATCCAGAGCCTCACTGAAAACAGCCCCTCCTCGGCCTTCCAGCTCACCAGGCAGGAGATCGTGGCCTTGCTCAATGGCTTCGGcag GCTCTCCACCAGCATCCACCAGCTCCATGTCTTCCGCTCCTTGCTGAAGGGGAAGAGGTAG
- the btbd3a gene encoding BTB/POZ domain-containing protein 3a, whose product MAAELIPSKNKLSPSPPASSSSSPNRNQQQNRTDHSSSPTGQGPHWQGLYPTIRERNSVMFNNEVMADVFFLVGPPGSTQRVPGHKYVLAVGSSVFHAMFYGELAEDQGEIRIPDVEPPSFLAMLKYIYCDEIQLCADTVLATLYAAKKYMVPHLARACVSFLEGSLSARSACVLLSQSCLFEEPELTLRCWEVIDAQAELALRSEGFCDIDARTLESILRRETLNAKELTVFEAALGWAEAECQRRDLDPSAENRRLVLGKAVYLLRLPSMPLDDFANGPAQSGLLTLGETNELFLWFTALNKPELLFCSAPRPGLPAQRCHRFQSCAYRSNQWRYRGRCDSIQFAVDKRVFVAGFGLYGSSCGSAEYGARIELKRQGATVGHNVVKYFSDGSSTTFPVWFEYPVQVEPDAFYTASVVLDGNELSYFGQEGVTEVQSGKVTFQFQCSSDSTNGTGVQGGQIPELVFYA is encoded by the exons ATGGCGGCCGAACTCATCCCCTCCAAGAACAAGttgtctccttctccccccgcctcctcctcctcctcccccaacagAAACCAGCAGCAGAACCGGACTGACCACAGCAGCTCCCCCACGGGACAGGGCCCTCACTGGCAGGGCCTCTACCCCACCatcagagagag gAACTCTGTGATGTTTAACAATGAGGTGATGGCCGACGTCTTCTTCCTGGTCGGGCCCCCGGGGAGCACCCAGCGGGTCCCGGGTCACAAG TACGTTCTGGCGGTGGGCAGCTCCGTGTTCCACGCCATGTTCTACGGAGAGCTGGCCGAGGACCAGGGAGAGATCCGCATCCCCGACGTCGAGCCGCCGTCCTTCCTGGCCATGTTGAA GTACATCTACTGCGATGAGATCCAGCTGTGCGCCGACACGGTGCTGGCCACGCTGTACGCCGCCAAGAAGTACATGGTGCCCCACCTGGCGAGGGCCTGCGTGTCCTTCCTGGAGGGCAGCCTGAGCGCCCGCAGCGCCTGCGTGCTGCTGTCCCAGAGCTGCCTGTTCGAGGAGCCCGAGCTCACGCTGCGCTGCTGGGAGGTGATCGACGCGCAGGCCGAGCTGGCCCTCCGCTCCGAGGGCTTCTGCGACATCGACGCCCGCACGCTGGAGAGCATCCTGCGGCGGGAGACGCTCAACGCCAAGGAGCTGACGGTGTTCGAGGCGGCGCTGGGCTGGGCCGAGGCCGAGTGCCAGCGGCGGGACCTGGACCCCAGCGCCGAGAACCGCCGGCTGGTCCTGGGGAAGGCCGTCTACCTGCTGCGCCTTCCCAGCATGCCCCTGGACGACTTCGCCAACGGGCCGGCGCAGTCGGGCCTGCTGACGCTGGGCGAGACCAACGAGCTCTTCCTGTGGTTCACGGCGCTCAACAAGCCCGAGCTGCTGTTCTGCAGCGCGCCTCGCCCGGGCCTCCCCGCCCAGCGCTGCCACCGCTTCCAGTCCTGCGCCTACCGCAGCAACCAGTGGCGCTACCGCGGCCGCTGCGACAGCATCCAGTTCGCCGTGGACAAGCGCGTCTTCGTGGCGGGCTTCGGGCTGTACGGCTCCAGCTGCGGCTCGGCCGAGTACGGCGCCCGGATCGAGCTCAAGCGGCAGGGCGCCACCGTGGGCCACAACGTCGTCAAGTACTTCTCCGACGGCTCCAGCACCACCTTCCCCGTGTGGTTCGAGTACCCGGTGCAGGTGGAGCCGGACGCCTTCTACACGGCCAGCGTGGTCCTGGACGGCAACGAGCTCAGCTACTTCGGCCAGGAGGGCGTGACGGAGGTGCAGAGTGGCAAGGTCACCTTCCAGTTCCAGTGCTCCTCGGACAGTACCAACGGAAccggggtccagggggggcAGATCCCCGAGCTGGTCTTCTATGCCTGA
- the esf1 gene encoding ESF1 homolog isoform X2, whose protein sequence is MSNKPNEDARFRRVQKDPRFWEMPDREQKVQIDKRFQAMFKDKRFQVKQTVDKRGRPVNHTAKEDLRRFYNLSESEGEEVEEPGKKEGKKKVAVKTGGPTKEAEDEEGEEDDSELEGGSADEEESAEEESGLDSGSEDDSEPDLARGVGNVETSSDEDEEEDEVESLLRREEEEIQHDWGDLCKDAPRGEEVWPRLAVCNLDWDRLKAKDLLALFNSFKPSGGVVLSVKIYPSEFGKERLQMEQSQGPLELLVSLPEDPEKDSEEEKVHREKLRDYQFKRLRYFFAVVECDSAETAAKIYSECDGFEYESSSSILDLRFIPDDVVFDEEPKEVATEVELTTYTPKMFTSSAAATSKVEVTWDETDHDRIQALNRHFNKSDLMDMDFNAYLASSSEEEEEQEEEQTGALEPEEKAEDKPAGVQREGPPVEEEEEEDKRRRRKNKKKSGEEQIARYRELLKGIQQKESQQRGDNEMEMEVSWVPGLRETTERLVKKKMEVQEQRTPWEDYLEKKKERRKQRRNQEGEAESNLADEDDEDDVPSDVDLNDPYFAEELGASAGVKKKPTKKTEEESSEEDEELEKRKAEMSLLMGDDEDEKHNHFNFEKIVELQNLSKKKKKKLQKKGQEDLPKDNFQVDVADPRFQAVFTSHLFNLDPSDPNFRKTRGTDTIVAEKLRRRAQQETHRRRKQEVPTQIQEAAVAGSAGGGAEKKSLDPSLSLLVKSVKNKTQQFQASKKPRLM, encoded by the exons ATGTCGAATAAGCCCAACGAGGATGCGCGGTTCCGCCGGGTGCAGAAGGACCCGCGGTTCTGGGAGATGCCCGACCGGGAGCAGAAGGTCCAGATCGACAAGCGCTTCCAGGCCATGTTCAAGGACAAGCGCTTCCAGGTGAAGCAGACGGTGGACAAGCGGGGCCGGCCGGTCAACCACACCGCCAAGGAGGACCTCAGGCGCTTCTACAACCTCTCTGAGTCTGAgggcgaggaggtggaggagccggggaagaaggaaggaaagaagaagGTGGCGGTGAAGACGGGAGGGCCGACCAAAGAGGCAGAAG ATGAGGAAGGTGAGGAGGACGACTCTGAGCTGGAAGGAGGCAGTGCTGACGAAGAGGAGTCAGCGGAGGAGGAGTCTGGTTTGGACTCTGGTTCTGAGGATGACAGTGAGCCCGACCTGGCCAGGGGGGTGGGCAACGTTGAGACCAGCTCtgatgaagacgaggaggaagatgaggtggAGTCCCTCCTCCgacgggaggaagaggagatccAACACGACTGGGGTGACCTGTGTAAAGACGCCCCCCGTGGGGAAGAG gtgtggccCCGGTTAGCTGTGTGTAACCTGGACTGGGACCGCCTGAAGGCTAAAGATCTGCTGGCTCTCTTCAACTCCTTCAAACCATCAGGAGGGGTGGTGCTGTCAGTCAAG ATCTACCCGTCAGAGTTTGGGAAGGAGCGCCTGCAGATGGAGCAGAGTCAGGGACCTCTGGAGCTGCTGGTCAGCCTCCCTGAAGACCCCGAGAAGGACTCAGAGGAAGAGAA GGTGCACAGGGAGAAGCTGCGTGACTACCAGTTCAAGCGTCTCCGCTACTTCTTCGCCGTGGTGGAGTGTGACTCTGCAGAGACGGCCGCAAAAATCTACAGCGAGTGTGACGGCTTTGAGTACGAGAGCAGTAGCTCTATCCTGGACCTGCG TTTCATTCCAGACGACGTTGTGTTTGATGAGGAGCCCAAAGAGGTGGCCACAGAGGTGGAGCTCACCACCTACACCCCCAAAATGTTCACCTCCTCTGCTGCCGCTACCTCCAag gtggaggtgacCTGGGACGAGACGGACCACGACCGCATCCAGGCACTCAACAGGCACTTCAACAAGTCTGACCTCATGGATATGGACTTCAACGCCTACCTGGCCTCctccagcgaggaggaggaggagcaggaggaggagcagactggAGCATTGGAGCCTGAAGAGAAGGCCGAAGACAAGCCGGCAG GGGTGCAGAGGGAGGGGCctccagtggaggaggaggaggaggaagacaagaggaggagacggaagaacaagaagaagagtGGAGAGGAGCAGATCGCCCGCTACCGAGAGCTGCTGAAGGGCATCCAGCAGAAGGAGAGCCAGCAGAGAGGAGACAATGAGATGGAGATGGAAGTGTCCTGGGTCCCTG gtCTGAGGGAGACCACGGAGAGGCTGGtgaagaagaagatggaggtCCAGGAGCAGCGGACCCCCTGGGAGGACTacctggagaagaagaaggagaggaggaagcagaGGAGGAACCAAGAG GGGGAGGCGGAGTCCAACCTcgctgatgaagatgatgaagatgacgtTCCGTCAGACGTGGACCTTAACGACCCCTACTTCGCTGAGGAGCTGGGCGCTTCAG CAGGTGTAAAGAAGAAACCAACGAAGAAGACGGAAGAGGAGAGTtcagaggaggatgaagagctGGAGAAGAGAAAG gcgGAGATGTCTCTGCTGATgggagatgatgaggatgagaagCACAACCATTTCAACTTTGAGAAGATCGTTGAGCTGCAGAACCtcagcaagaagaagaagaagaaactacAGAAGAAGGGCCAGGAGGACCTCCCCAAGGACAACTTCCAG gtggacGTCGCAGACCCCCGGTTCCAGGCGGTGTTCACGTCCCACCTGTTCAACCTGGACCCGTCGGACCCCAACTTCCGGAAGACGCGCGGCACGGACACCATCGTGGCCGAGAAGCTCCGGCGCCGTGCCCAGCAGGAAACGCACCGccgcaggaaacaggaagtgccCACGCAGATAcaggaggcggcggtggcgggcAGCGCTGGGGGCGGCGCTGAGAAGAAGAGTCTGGACCCAAGTCTCTCTCTGCTGGTCAAGTCCGTCAAGAACAAGACCCAACAGTTCCAGGCCAGCAAGAAACCCAGACTCAtgtag
- the esf1 gene encoding ESF1 homolog isoform X1: MPGKHVCKPPEEHNLIVTCSLSGSRVVMSNKPNEDARFRRVQKDPRFWEMPDREQKVQIDKRFQAMFKDKRFQVKQTVDKRGRPVNHTAKEDLRRFYNLSESEGEEVEEPGKKEGKKKVAVKTGGPTKEAEDEEGEEDDSELEGGSADEEESAEEESGLDSGSEDDSEPDLARGVGNVETSSDEDEEEDEVESLLRREEEEIQHDWGDLCKDAPRGEEVWPRLAVCNLDWDRLKAKDLLALFNSFKPSGGVVLSVKIYPSEFGKERLQMEQSQGPLELLVSLPEDPEKDSEEEKVHREKLRDYQFKRLRYFFAVVECDSAETAAKIYSECDGFEYESSSSILDLRFIPDDVVFDEEPKEVATEVELTTYTPKMFTSSAAATSKVEVTWDETDHDRIQALNRHFNKSDLMDMDFNAYLASSSEEEEEQEEEQTGALEPEEKAEDKPAGVQREGPPVEEEEEEDKRRRRKNKKKSGEEQIARYRELLKGIQQKESQQRGDNEMEMEVSWVPGLRETTERLVKKKMEVQEQRTPWEDYLEKKKERRKQRRNQEGEAESNLADEDDEDDVPSDVDLNDPYFAEELGASAGVKKKPTKKTEEESSEEDEELEKRKAEMSLLMGDDEDEKHNHFNFEKIVELQNLSKKKKKKLQKKGQEDLPKDNFQVDVADPRFQAVFTSHLFNLDPSDPNFRKTRGTDTIVAEKLRRRAQQETHRRRKQEVPTQIQEAAVAGSAGGGAEKKSLDPSLSLLVKSVKNKTQQFQASKKPRLM; this comes from the exons ATGCCGGGAAAACACGTGTGTAAACCACCAGAAGAACACAACTTG ATAGTCACCTGTAGTCTCTCAGGTAGCAGAGTCGTCATGTCGAATAAGCCCAACGAGGATGCGCGGTTCCGCCGGGTGCAGAAGGACCCGCGGTTCTGGGAGATGCCCGACCGGGAGCAGAAGGTCCAGATCGACAAGCGCTTCCAGGCCATGTTCAAGGACAAGCGCTTCCAGGTGAAGCAGACGGTGGACAAGCGGGGCCGGCCGGTCAACCACACCGCCAAGGAGGACCTCAGGCGCTTCTACAACCTCTCTGAGTCTGAgggcgaggaggtggaggagccggggaagaaggaaggaaagaagaagGTGGCGGTGAAGACGGGAGGGCCGACCAAAGAGGCAGAAG ATGAGGAAGGTGAGGAGGACGACTCTGAGCTGGAAGGAGGCAGTGCTGACGAAGAGGAGTCAGCGGAGGAGGAGTCTGGTTTGGACTCTGGTTCTGAGGATGACAGTGAGCCCGACCTGGCCAGGGGGGTGGGCAACGTTGAGACCAGCTCtgatgaagacgaggaggaagatgaggtggAGTCCCTCCTCCgacgggaggaagaggagatccAACACGACTGGGGTGACCTGTGTAAAGACGCCCCCCGTGGGGAAGAG gtgtggccCCGGTTAGCTGTGTGTAACCTGGACTGGGACCGCCTGAAGGCTAAAGATCTGCTGGCTCTCTTCAACTCCTTCAAACCATCAGGAGGGGTGGTGCTGTCAGTCAAG ATCTACCCGTCAGAGTTTGGGAAGGAGCGCCTGCAGATGGAGCAGAGTCAGGGACCTCTGGAGCTGCTGGTCAGCCTCCCTGAAGACCCCGAGAAGGACTCAGAGGAAGAGAA GGTGCACAGGGAGAAGCTGCGTGACTACCAGTTCAAGCGTCTCCGCTACTTCTTCGCCGTGGTGGAGTGTGACTCTGCAGAGACGGCCGCAAAAATCTACAGCGAGTGTGACGGCTTTGAGTACGAGAGCAGTAGCTCTATCCTGGACCTGCG TTTCATTCCAGACGACGTTGTGTTTGATGAGGAGCCCAAAGAGGTGGCCACAGAGGTGGAGCTCACCACCTACACCCCCAAAATGTTCACCTCCTCTGCTGCCGCTACCTCCAag gtggaggtgacCTGGGACGAGACGGACCACGACCGCATCCAGGCACTCAACAGGCACTTCAACAAGTCTGACCTCATGGATATGGACTTCAACGCCTACCTGGCCTCctccagcgaggaggaggaggagcaggaggaggagcagactggAGCATTGGAGCCTGAAGAGAAGGCCGAAGACAAGCCGGCAG GGGTGCAGAGGGAGGGGCctccagtggaggaggaggaggaggaagacaagaggaggagacggaagaacaagaagaagagtGGAGAGGAGCAGATCGCCCGCTACCGAGAGCTGCTGAAGGGCATCCAGCAGAAGGAGAGCCAGCAGAGAGGAGACAATGAGATGGAGATGGAAGTGTCCTGGGTCCCTG gtCTGAGGGAGACCACGGAGAGGCTGGtgaagaagaagatggaggtCCAGGAGCAGCGGACCCCCTGGGAGGACTacctggagaagaagaaggagaggaggaagcagaGGAGGAACCAAGAG GGGGAGGCGGAGTCCAACCTcgctgatgaagatgatgaagatgacgtTCCGTCAGACGTGGACCTTAACGACCCCTACTTCGCTGAGGAGCTGGGCGCTTCAG CAGGTGTAAAGAAGAAACCAACGAAGAAGACGGAAGAGGAGAGTtcagaggaggatgaagagctGGAGAAGAGAAAG gcgGAGATGTCTCTGCTGATgggagatgatgaggatgagaagCACAACCATTTCAACTTTGAGAAGATCGTTGAGCTGCAGAACCtcagcaagaagaagaagaagaaactacAGAAGAAGGGCCAGGAGGACCTCCCCAAGGACAACTTCCAG gtggacGTCGCAGACCCCCGGTTCCAGGCGGTGTTCACGTCCCACCTGTTCAACCTGGACCCGTCGGACCCCAACTTCCGGAAGACGCGCGGCACGGACACCATCGTGGCCGAGAAGCTCCGGCGCCGTGCCCAGCAGGAAACGCACCGccgcaggaaacaggaagtgccCACGCAGATAcaggaggcggcggtggcgggcAGCGCTGGGGGCGGCGCTGAGAAGAAGAGTCTGGACCCAAGTCTCTCTCTGCTGGTCAAGTCCGTCAAGAACAAGACCCAACAGTTCCAGGCCAGCAAGAAACCCAGACTCAtgtag